Genomic window (Desulforapulum autotrophicum HRM2):
TGAAGGGTGAAGCAGACAAACGATTTCCTGTAATCGTTGTGGGGGGAGGCGTTGCAGGCCTTACCGCAGCCCTTGATCTTGCCCGGGCCGGTCGCCCGGTCCATCTGATCGAGAAAAGTGCGGTCTTGGGCGGTCAGGTGACAAGGCTTGATAAATTGTATCCCACGGATCATTGTGCCTTTTGCCCGGTATGGACCCAGGCAAGGCTGTGCCTTGGACATCCCTTGATTACCGTCCATACCCATTCTTGTATCGAGGATGTGACCCAGGGCAAAGAAATGGGAAAAAAACAGGAACAAGGCTTGATTCAAATTATTATTTGCCGTGATTTGAACCGGATTGATCCAGGGCGTTGTATCTTGTGTGGCCGGTGTGAAAAAGTATGTCCTGAAAATGCTGTTTCTCCCACAATTTGCCATGCCCTGCCAAGAACGTTTCTTGTGGATATCAATGCCTGCACAGGATGCGGTAAATGTGTGGCTGTCTGCCCCACCCATGCCATTGATTTGGAGAGAAAACAAGATAGAATAAAGATTCTGGCCGAGAACATTATCTGGGCAACAGGATTTGCTGAATCTGAAGTCTCAGTCCTGCCGGAACTTGGGTATGGCAGTCATCCCAATATCATGACATCCCTGGCATTTGAAGCCCTGCTGTCTGAATCAGGCCCGGGCAGGGGACATGTTTTAACACCTGGAGGAAAGGTTCCCCGCCGCATTGCATTTGTTCAGTGTGCCGGCGCACGGGATCAAAGAAAATTTGCTTATTGTTCTGCTGTCTGCTGCATGCATGCCCTTAAACAGGCCCGTTGGGTCAAACAACGAGATCCTGGAATGGATTGTGTGATCTTTTTCACAGACATGCGTACGGAAGGCCGTCATTACTACAATTATTACCGACAGGCAGTCCAGGAATATTCCATTGTTCTGGTCCGGAGCAGGCCGGGGCTGATCTGTCCACTGCCGTCCGGGGACGGCCTTGCTGTGCGGTATGAAAATACCCGTACCGGACAGGTGAAGACAGAGCGATTTGATCTGGTTGTCTTGAACGGGGCCCTGGAGCCCTGTCAAAAGGCGGACAAAGGATCTGCCCCTTTGCCATTGACGGACGATGACGGATTTATCGGCAAACCCTCGAACCCGGCCCTGGCCTGTGGATTCTGCAGGGCTCCGGCGGATGTGGAAGTGTCGGTGGTCCAGGCCTCATCTGCAGCCATGGGGGCATATATGGGAAAGGGGATCAATGGAAAAGACTGAACAGATGATATGCTTTTTATGCCGTTGCCATGGAGAGGTTGATTCCGGGCATCAAGATCTGGGTCAAACGGAAAAAAGGATTGATCTTGAATTTGTAAGGGCAAGGGTTATGGCCGCATATTCCTTTGTTAAACAAGTGAAAATTTTTGATTCCCTCTGCATGGATCAAGATTTTTCTGAGATGGCCAGGCATATTCGAGACTGCTGTGCATCAAGGGTTTTGATCTGCGCGTGTGCATCAAAGATTGACGAGATCAGGCTTGGACTGAAAAAACAGGATATGGATGCAATGGTTGAGTTTGCAGATGTCCGGGAGGGGTGTGCATGGATTCACCAGGGACGCCACGGATTTGCCACTGAAAAAGCCTGTGACCTGGTCAAAATGGCAATTGTGTCCCTGGCTGAACAAGGGGTCTCGTCTTTTCCTGACCCAGGCATACAACCTTCGGTGCTTGTGGTTGGGGCAGGGCCTGCCGGGCTTGCTGCGGCAGCTGCCCTGGCCAGGGCAGGGATTCGGGTGCATCTGGTTGAAAAGGCCGAACAACCCGGGGGAATGCTCAGGTTGCTTCACACGGTGGGACCGGGAAATGATACCCCAAAAGCCTACCTTGCAAGTTATGTTGAAGCCATTGAAAAGAATCCTTTGGTTACTGCATACCTGTCTGCAAAGCTGATGTCCATTCATGGCGATCCAGGGTGCTTTACCGCACGTATGATCGTTGGCCAGAAAAAAATTGATGTCAAAGCAGGCGCTGTGATTCTGGCCATGGGTGCAAGGGCTGTTCTGCCCCGGGATGTGTATGGATACCGGGAACTTTCAGGTGTTATCTCAGCCATGGAACTTGAGCGTAACCTGAACAAGGGTATGGCCATACAGGGGCCCGTGGCTTTTATTCAATGCGTGGGGGTCAGGGATGAAAATCGGCCGTATTGTTCGGCCATCTGTTGTCCGGTGACCTTGAAAAACGCCATTCAAATTAAAACAGACCATCCTGAAACCCGGGTAATCGTTTTCCACAGGGACATGATGTGTCCCGGGGTTGAACTGGAGCGGTATTATCGTCGGGCAAGGGGCCTTGGGATTGTTTTTATCCGGTTTGATGCAGCTACACCGCCTGTTGTCCTGGGAAAAGAATCAATTGAAAAAATTCAATGCCTTGATACCAGCATGGGCCGGGAAATAAGTTATCCGGTGAAAACCCTGGTACTGAGCACCGGTCTTGCCCCGCACCCGAATACCAATGGGGTGTTTGATCAGATCACCCTTGCCGGGGAAACTCAAAAGGATGGGGCATTTCAAGATTTTTTCAGTGTTAAACCCCTTATGAACCCTGTGCAGACAGATGTGCCGGGGGTTCTGATCTGTGGGTCTGCACGTTGGCCGGTGCTGGCTGACGGGGCAGCAACCCAGGGGGAAGCTGCAGCCATGAAAGCATTGATATTTTTAGGCGATAAAGGGTTGGATTCCCAGGGGTTGAGCCAGTTTCGGGAATCCAAATTCGCCATTGCCAGGGTAAACGCGGACAGATGTTCAGGGTGCGGGAACTGCGTTGCAGCCTGTCCGTTTGAGGCCTGCCGTCTTGAGCCCGGCAACGGCCGGTACCACTGCCGGGTCAATCCATTTCGCTGTACAGGGTGTGGCACCTGTGTGGCTGTGTGTCCAAACAACAGCATTCAATTGCCCGAGCAGACCTCCCGTGCCATTGGGGCCATGCTCCTGACGGCATTTGGCGAACAGAACACCGGGGTTGAAGAAAACAGCCCTGACCGGGTCAAAAAACAGAAAAGAGCTGCCAGGGGAATTGAACAATGAACAGCCAAGCGCCGGAACGAACAGCAGAAAAGGTTACAAAAGAAAATCAAGATCCGAAGATCCTGGTTTTTGCCTGCCGGTACTGTCCCTTGATTGGCGCAGAAGAAGCCGGTCGGCAACGACTTGACATCCAGGAAAATTTCAGGGTGATTTCAGTGGAATGTATTTCCCGGGTGGAACCGGATGCAGTGGTCCGGGCATTTTCCCTGGGGATCGACGGGGTGGCTGTGCTGGGTTGCCACCTGGGCGGATGCAGATATCACGAGGCCAATCACAGAAGCGTAAAACAGATGAAACTGCTTGCCATTCTCCTTGACACAACCGGCATTGATTCCAGGCGGCTTTTGACCAGCTATGGTACGGCCCACGAGGCACATCAATTTGCCGGTCTGATCCATGGGTTTGCAGGTGTGCTGGAAAAACTGCCAAACCTTTCATCTGCTCGAAGGGCAGGGACAAACGGCCGGTTCGGTCAACGATATGAAACCGGTCACGCCGGGCAACGGGTATAACTATGCTTGAACATGCCAAAAATATTGTAACAAACCTTATTAAATCGGGTAAAAGCCATGGCATTCTTGGCCTGATCCAGTCGGAAAGCGGGGTGAGTCCCCATGTCTTTGAAGATGAAAAAGATGTGGACGGGCTTGTTCTTTCTCCAAAGTGGGTTCTGGCCAAAATTGCATCCTCGATTCTTGATCGACTGCCGGAGGATTATCGCCTTTCGGTAATTTGCCGGGGATGTGATGAGCGGGCACTCAACGAGCTGATCAAGAGAAACCAGGTGGATGGAACACGGTTGAACATCATCGGTCTGGCCTGTGACGAAGACCAGGCAAAGGCCTGCCTGTGCAATGCCCCTGCGCCCTCTCGTGTGGATATCGGAACCCCTGTCAAAGGGGTTGATCCCTGGGCGGATCCAGATGCCAGAGCCTTTATTGATGGAGATATTCAGGTTCGAAGAACGCTTTGGCAGAGAGAATTTGAAAAATGCATCAAGTGCTATGGCTGCCGTAATGCCTGCCCTTTGTGCAATTG
Coding sequences:
- a CDS encoding 4Fe-4S binding protein is translated as MLEHAKNIVTNLIKSGKSHGILGLIQSESGVSPHVFEDEKDVDGLVLSPKWVLAKIASSILDRLPEDYRLSVICRGCDERALNELIKRNQVDGTRLNIIGLACDEDQAKACLCNAPAPSRVDIGTPVKGVDPWADPDARAFIDGDIQVRRTLWQREFEKCIKCYGCRNACPLCNCSACKLADNLWGSQGQIPADPVSFHLIRAFHLADTCVGCGACQDACPVGIPLTLLQLPMRRALDEDYGYCAGSDKVQRSPLFSNLTQGRPVGSTLPAWTDSLDTDHED
- a CDS encoding FAD-dependent oxidoreductase — its product is MKGEADKRFPVIVVGGGVAGLTAALDLARAGRPVHLIEKSAVLGGQVTRLDKLYPTDHCAFCPVWTQARLCLGHPLITVHTHSCIEDVTQGKEMGKKQEQGLIQIIICRDLNRIDPGRCILCGRCEKVCPENAVSPTICHALPRTFLVDINACTGCGKCVAVCPTHAIDLERKQDRIKILAENIIWATGFAESEVSVLPELGYGSHPNIMTSLAFEALLSESGPGRGHVLTPGGKVPRRIAFVQCAGARDQRKFAYCSAVCCMHALKQARWVKQRDPGMDCVIFFTDMRTEGRHYYNYYRQAVQEYSIVLVRSRPGLICPLPSGDGLAVRYENTRTGQVKTERFDLVVLNGALEPCQKADKGSAPLPLTDDDGFIGKPSNPALACGFCRAPADVEVSVVQASSAAMGAYMGKGINGKD
- a CDS encoding CoB--CoM heterodisulfide reductase iron-sulfur subunit A family protein, producing the protein MEKTEQMICFLCRCHGEVDSGHQDLGQTEKRIDLEFVRARVMAAYSFVKQVKIFDSLCMDQDFSEMARHIRDCCASRVLICACASKIDEIRLGLKKQDMDAMVEFADVREGCAWIHQGRHGFATEKACDLVKMAIVSLAEQGVSSFPDPGIQPSVLVVGAGPAGLAAAAALARAGIRVHLVEKAEQPGGMLRLLHTVGPGNDTPKAYLASYVEAIEKNPLVTAYLSAKLMSIHGDPGCFTARMIVGQKKIDVKAGAVILAMGARAVLPRDVYGYRELSGVISAMELERNLNKGMAIQGPVAFIQCVGVRDENRPYCSAICCPVTLKNAIQIKTDHPETRVIVFHRDMMCPGVELERYYRRARGLGIVFIRFDAATPPVVLGKESIEKIQCLDTSMGREISYPVKTLVLSTGLAPHPNTNGVFDQITLAGETQKDGAFQDFFSVKPLMNPVQTDVPGVLICGSARWPVLADGAATQGEAAAMKALIFLGDKGLDSQGLSQFRESKFAIARVNADRCSGCGNCVAACPFEACRLEPGNGRYHCRVNPFRCTGCGTCVAVCPNNSIQLPEQTSRAIGAMLLTAFGEQNTGVEENSPDRVKKQKRAARGIEQ
- a CDS encoding hydrogenase iron-sulfur subunit, whose translation is MNSQAPERTAEKVTKENQDPKILVFACRYCPLIGAEEAGRQRLDIQENFRVISVECISRVEPDAVVRAFSLGIDGVAVLGCHLGGCRYHEANHRSVKQMKLLAILLDTTGIDSRRLLTSYGTAHEAHQFAGLIHGFAGVLEKLPNLSSARRAGTNGRFGQRYETGHAGQRV